In Penaeus monodon isolate SGIC_2016 chromosome 15, NSTDA_Pmon_1, whole genome shotgun sequence, a genomic segment contains:
- the LOC119581783 gene encoding exportin-4-like: protein MEQLEKAAQILMAPPDVVTSEQRHEAEQVFLQLRNTKNPFNLCRQLLETSQADYLLFEAATLLRVGVIREWRDLSKEDILQLRQYIVHYVVNRVNLPHYVRETLVQVVGIMVKRGSVEDQGEDRGRLLTEVEQLVSSGDNTMRMIGCSIISALMQEYAVTVKSTDVGLTWETHFKAKKQFEGSDLRRIFHFIVNLLGEVVKVEGKMSGELSSLLLKLLVIAETTLTWSFISLHLPKRLMSVFEQDQNPSLRPGQQWRETFLDPAIVQLFFKLYWRVRGDWELGHHALNCLVQLASLNGAVLINRQVRIKYLTQYLECLFSLLSSTQISEVEALGISNIFRKLLLFFPPSVLVALPEEMLRQLVDNLTALTCKFAQGAAQEEMLDEEDRLYMEAFEQMLQSWACILQESSSCNSSQVKQSATLIFDTYLKCHLAPPEGSRVPVDADEISETVQTDRVAFKDQLVLIGLCGRQAAEHSVPLLTQLLEDRIGRMRSQLTHILSNNLTIAENTQLDQLYEDIHWLLLIAGHVTTMDNEGETALIPSEMVTYSMSAAPTINLEATLRLLATPAQMPAEVPNSAAADPLIRMMSTVMRLCETESQALKANLGHLLSPEVSSSLMWFLRRFCLSYLLPNESFYTELSIALTSAFGRDSEGAAWTLNYLLSVVEQTLRLRSAEPGLVEDTVNLLVTMVDSKERGQHLVKTEGLMELVKLQQSGTLGALSSLAQRGLMQGLVMCAAALGDTDARTQFWTHVLDPPVASFKQLVTSESFTKQYQQEEMKKQVLYHIDNFIGAVQGCLMPTAQCLFSRMVGILGESVRLLDLYHNYPTVVETVLELFVECGRRMLCYLTPSASKQLYEASVHLVGTYAKHNIGRRTVEARGEEDQWRDLQLLMELLTSLLSKDFIDLAPSGHGEDQEVVAAADVCLFGLNIIMPLMSPELLRLPTLCSQYFKMVTFIAEIYPSKVCQLPEDLMKNLLVSIELGLTSFGPDVGTLSFDFLVVLGSYIHKNCGPELPVRQGLRPFLKLVLDLILSQQINSDLLQAASAALYTLICCFQVDYQDLVQALLHSQSDQTTGQRLAEAFTQLTANVELSADRINRIKFRDNFEKFIANVRGFLLVK from the exons GCACCACCAGATGTGGTAACATCAGAGCAACGACATGAAGCAGAGCAAGTGTTCCTGCAACTCCGTAATACAAAAAACCCATTCAATCTTTGCAGACAACTCTTAG AAACCTCCCAAGCTGACTACCTGTTATTTGAAGCTGCAACACTTTTACGGGTAGGAGTTATACGAGAATGGCGGGATTTAAGCAAGGAGGACATATTGCAGCTGAGACAGTATATTGTGCATTACGTAGTCAACAGGGTCAACCTCCCCCATTATGTCAGAGAGACATTAGTACAG GTTGTAGGTATTATGGTGAAACGTGGAAGTGTAGAGGATCAGGGTGAAGACCGTGGCCGCCTGCTGACAGAAGTTGAGCAGCTGGTGTCATCTGGAGATAACACTATG CGTATGATTGGGTGCAGCATTATCAGTGCTCTTATGCAAGAATATGCTGTGACAGTGAAGTCTACAGATGTAGGGTTAACCTGGGAAACCCACTTTAAAGCCAAAAAGCAGTTCgag GGCTCAGATCTGCGTCGTATATTCCACTTCATCGTGAACCTTCTGGGAGAGGTGGTCAAAGTGGAAGGGAAAATGAGTGGAGAATTATCATCACTGCTCCTCAAGTTGCTGGTGATTGCAGAGACCACTTTGACTTGGTCTTTCATCTCCCTTCATC TACCGAAACGACTTATGAGTGTGTTTGAGCAGGACCAGAACCCCTCCCTGCGGCCAGGCCAGCAGTGGCGAGAGACCTTCTTGGATCCTGCAATTGTACAGCTTTTCTTTAAA CTTTACTGGCGTGTGCGTGGTGACTGGGAACTGGGTCATCATGCTCTGAACTGCTTGGTGCAGTTGGCCTCCTTAAATGGAGCAGTCCTTATCAACAGACAAGTTCGAATTAAATACCTCACACAGTACTTGGAgtgcctcttctccctcctgtCAAG TACACAGATTAGTGAAGTTGAAGCCCTAGGGATCAGTAACATCTTCCGGAAACTGttgctcttcttccctccctctgtcttggTGGCCCTCCCCGAAGAGATGTTGCGGCAGCTAGTCGACAACCTCACCGCCCTCACCTGCAAGTTTGCCCAGGGTGCAGCACAGGAGGAAATG TTGGACGAGGAGGATCGACTTTACATGGAAGCTTTTGAGCAGATGTTGCAGTCATGGGCTTGCATCCTTCAAGAAAGTAGTAGTTGTAACAGCTCTCAGGTCAAGCAGAGTGCCACTCTTATCTTTGACACATATCTTAAGTGCCATTTAGCACCTCCAGAAGGGTCCCGAGTGCCA GTTGATGCAGATGAAATATCTGAGACCGTTCAGACTGATCGTGTGGCATTCAAAGACCAACTTGTCCTCATAGGTTTATGTGGAAGACAG gcAGCAGAACATAGTGTACCTCTCTTGACACAGCTCCTGGAAGATCGAATTGGCCGAATGCGGTCTCAGTTAACACATATTCTTAGCAACAATCTAACTATTGCTGAAAACACACAGCTAGACCAGCTCTATGAGGACATTCATTGGCTGCTTCTTATTGCAG gtCATGTCACAACAATGGATAATGAAGGTGAAACAGCACTTATCCCCTCTGAGATGGTGACTTATAGCATGAGTGCAGCCCCAACTATAAATTTAGAAGCAACCCTCAGATTATTAGCCACTCCAGCACAAATGCCTGCAGAAGTACCAAACAGTGCAGCTGCTGATCCTTTGATAAG GATGATGAGCACAGTTATGCGTCTATGTGAGACAGAATCCCAAGCACTGAAGGCTAACTTAGGTCATCTCCTAAGTCCAGAAGTATCCTCTTCACTTATGTGGTTCTTGAGACGGTTCTGCCTATCTTATCTTCTTCCAAATGAATCTTTCTACACAGAG TTGAGTATAGCCCTGACTTCAGCCTTTGGACGAGATTCAGAGGGAGCAGCCTGGACTTTAAACTATTTACTATCAGTTGTTGAGCAGACACTGAGACTGCGAAGTGCTGAGCCAGGTCTTGTGGAAGACACTGTTAACTTGCTTGTCACAATGGTGGACAGTAAGGAAAG GGGCCAGCACTTGGTGAAAACTGAAGGTCTCATGGAATTAGTGAAACTTCAACAGAGTGGAACACTGGGAGCTCTTTCTTCCCTAGCACAACGAGGGTTGATGCAG GGTCTGGTAATGTGTGCTGCTGCTTTGGGTGACACTGATGCCAGAACTCAGTTTTGGACTCATGTTCTTGATCCTCCTGTGGCATCTTTCAAGCAATTGGTCACTTCTGAATCCTTCACGAAACAATACCAgcaggaagagatgaagaaacagGTTCTATACCACATTGATAATTTCATAG GTGCTGTCCAGGGATGTCTGATGCCCACTGCCCAGTGTCTCTTCTCAAGGATGGTGGGTATCCTGGGTGAGAGTGTGCGACTGCTTGACCTCTACCATAACTACCCAACTGTTGTGGAAACGGTCTTGGAACTGTTTGTGGAATGCGGAAGACGTATGCTATGTTATCTGACGCCG AGTGCAAGCAAACAGCTGTATGAAGCATCAGTTCACTTGGTGGGAACTTATGCCAAGCACAACATTGGACGGCGGACAGTGGAagcaaggggggaggaggaccagTGGAGGGACTTGCAGCTTCTCATGGAGTTATTgacatctttattatcaaaa GACTTCATAGACCTCGCTCCCTCTGGCCATGGTGAAGACCAGGAAGTGGTGGCTGCGGCAGATGTGTGCTTATTTGGCCTCAACATCATCATGCCTCTCATGTCACCTGAGTTGTTGCGCCTGCCAACCTTATGCTCGCAGTATTTCAAGATGGTCACGTTCATTGCTGAGATTTACCCTAGCAAAGTGTGCCAATTACCTGAGGATCTAATGAAA AATCTTCTCGTCTCAATAGAATTAGGACTAACAAGCTTTGGTCCAGATGTAGGGACCTTATCATTCGACTTCTTGGTTGTGCTCGGCTCTTACATCCACAAGAACTGTGGTCCTGAGCTGCCCGTGCGACAAGGGTTAAGGCCATTCTTGAAG CTTGTTCTCGACTTGATATTGTCACAGCAGATAAATTCAGACCTTCTCCAAGCAGCATCTGCAGCACTGTACACGCTTATTTGTTGCTTCCAG GTTGACTATCAAGACTTGGTTCAGGCCCTACTGCACAGCCAGTCTGACCAGACCACTGGGCAGCGTCTGGCTGAAGCCTTCACGCAGCTGACAGCCAACGTTGAGCTCTCAGCCGACCGCATCAATCGGATCAAGTTTAGAGACAACTTTGAGAAGTTCATAGCAAACGTGAGAGGGTTTTTACTCGtcaaataa